A DNA window from Camelina sativa cultivar DH55 chromosome 13, Cs, whole genome shotgun sequence contains the following coding sequences:
- the LOC104737600 gene encoding tRNA:m(4)X modification enzyme TRM13 homolog gives MEAKRSSNRCSFWLPKKKRSCANSPIESSMFCGNHSQRLEGEWIPCPIDPSHSVLQENLEGHVKRCPLLKQTIALSGQRFYQKGINAGEEDEEGDKKMESCSVVTSEMKRDLLYSMSVSKFLQLIKKIDDVHGGICKDIEDSYLSPEACNIWFNKEIDRKIPFQEKHVLQQGSILGNLENFGVLKRCNENVECCESDVDEKEDNSVSAVVEFGAGRGYLTQMLADCYGINKVYLVERKSYKLKADRSLRQKENLVLERMRIDIEDLDLNAVESLHGVPYVAVGKHLCGPATDLSLRCCLSRQDGESPVLRGLAIATCCHHLCQWKSYINKEYILSLGISKDEFHIMTSFTSWAVDDDHGSNLPGVDDIDDLLVSNAKEEEEGEVKDDSLSSVEEVVKNTKPMERAVLGFKCKQIIDAGRMQWVKKHGLDSKLVKYIPANISPENTLLVAG, from the exons ATGGAGGCGAAACGTAGTAGCAATCGATGCAGTTTCTGGCttccgaagaagaagagatcatgcGCGAATTCTCCAATCGAGAGTTCTat GTTTTGTGGGAACCATAGTCAGAGATTGGAAGGTGAATGGATTCCATGCCCTATCGATCCTTCTCA CTCTGTGTTGCAGGAGAATCTCGAAGGGCATGTCAAGAGATGCCCTTTACTTAAACAGACCATAGCTTTGTCTGGtcaaaggttttatcagaaGGGTATTAATgccggagaagaagatgaagaaggagataaGAAGATGGAATCTTGTTCTGTTGTTACTTCAGAGATGAAGAGGGATCTGCTATATAGTATGAGTGTTTCTAAGTTTCttcagctaattaagaaaattgatGATGTTCATGGCGGTATTTGTAAAGATATTGAAGATTCGTATCTGTCACCTGAAGCTTGTAACATATGGTTTAATAAGGAGATAGATAG GAAGATACCGTTTCAAGAGAAGCACGTTTTGCAGCAAGGTTCGATTCTTGGTAACTTGGAAAATTTTGGTGTATTGAAGAGGTGCAATGAAAATGTGGAATGTTGCGAAAGCGATGTCGATGAGAAAGAGGATAATAGTGTGTCTGCGGTTGTTGAATTTGGCGCTGGGAGAGGATACTTAACACAGATGCTAGCAGATTGCTATGGGATCAATAAGGTGTATCTAGTTGAGAGGAAATCTTATAAGCTCAAG GCTGATCGGTCATTGAGGCAAAAGGAGAACTTAGTATTAGAGCGTATGAGAATCGATA TCGAGGATTTGGACCTTAACGCAGTTGAATCTTTACATGGTGTTCCTTATGTGGCTGTTGGGAAACATCTTTGTGGTCCTGCAACAG ATTTGAGCTTAAGATGTTGTTTATCGAGACAAGATGGTGAAAGCCCGGTACTTAGAGGTCTCGCTATTGCGACTTGTTGCCATCATCTTTGCCAATGGAAAAGCTACATAA ACAAAGAATATATCCTTAGCCTGGGGATTTCCAAGGACGAGTTCCATATTATGACTTCGTTCACTAGCTGGGCTGTTGATGATGATCACGGTTCCAATCTTCCTGGTGTTGACGACATTGATGACCTTCTTGTGTCAAA tgcaaaggaggaagaagaaggagaagtgaAAGATGATTCATTGAGCAGCGTGGAGGAAGTTGTGAAGAATACAAAACCCATGGAAAGAGCTGTTTTAGGTTTTAAATGCAAACAGATAATTGATGCGGGGAGGATGCAGTGGGTTAAAAAACACGGGTTAGATTCAAAGCTTGTGAAGTATATCCCGGCAAACATCTCGCCTGAAAATACTCTACTGGTCGCCGGATGA
- the LOC104737602 gene encoding uncharacterized protein LOC104737602 isoform X2, translated as MEEDDKKTVATSGSVEKAVAVTPYFVFASDNSGALITSVQLKGDNYNEWATEMLNALQAKRKTGFIDGSLPKPSEGHADLESWLSVNSMIVGWLRTSIEPRVRSTVTFITDAHKLWDNLREHFSVGNKVRVHQLMAKLASCRQEGQAVIDYYGRLAKMWEELQTYRPPPACTCSAAAAYEKEREDERVHQFVMGLDESRFGHVVSAIIEADVLPDLGKVYNKVIREEDRLNSAKVCEQQHEAVGFLARREQGSGDANTARRDSREESNFGGQSFGGNRGRDRLCSNCGRAGHEKNSCWQIVGYPEWFSERNGRGGRGSNRGGGRGGFSGGRGRGQVNIAYATSANPNVAGSTNLTPEQMLHALSQMLKEKSSGGGDKLIGPVFEDADWSRERT; from the exons ATGGAGGAAGATGATAAGAAAACTGTTGCGACCAGTGGGTCTGTAGAGAAAGCGGTAGCCGTAACCCCTTACTTTGTGTTCGCGTCCGACAACTCAGGGGCGTTGATCACATCGGTGCAGCTGAAAGGAGATAACTACAATGAGTGGGCTACGGAGATGTTGAACGCACTTCAAGCCAAGAGGAAGACTGGATTCATTGACGGGTCTTTGCCGAAACCATCGGAGGGTCATGCTGATTTGGAATCTTGGCTTAGTGTGAACTCCATGATCGTTGGGTGGCTGCGAACATCGATCGAGCCACGTGTTAGATCAACGGTGACGTTTATCACCGATGCTCACAAGTTGTGGGACAATTTGCGAGAACATTTCTCAGTTGGGAATAAAGTACGTGTGCATCAACTAATGGCTAAGTTAGCTTCATGTAGACAAGAAGGGCAAGCGGTGATTGATTACTATGGACGGCTTGCCAAGATGTGGGAGGAGCTGCAAACGTATAGGCCACCACCGGCTTGTACGTGTTCTGCGGCAGCAGCATAtgagaaggagagagaagatgaaagagttCATCAGTTCGTGATGGGTCTCGACGAGTCGAGATTCGGACATGTGGTGAGTGCAATTATCGAGGCTGATGTGTTGCCTGATCTCGGGAAAGTATACAACAAAGTGATTCGAGAAGAAGACAGGCTGAATTCAGCAAAGGTATGTGAACAACAACATGAAGCTGTTGGATTTCTAGCTCGTCGTGAACAAGGGAGTGGTGATGCAAATACAGCTCGACGTGATTCTCGTGAAGAAAGTAATTTTGGGGGTCAAAGTTTCGGTGGAAACAGAGGACGTGATCGACTCTGTTCCAACTGTGGGAGAGCTGGTCATGAGAAGAACTCATGTTGGCAGATTGTAGGATATCCAGAGTGGTTCTCCGAGAGGAATGGTAGAGGAGGACGTGGTTCAAACCGAGGCGGTGGTCGTGGTGGTTTTTCTggtggaagaggaagaggacaaGTTAATATTGCCTATGCAACAAGTGCCAATCCGAATGTTGCGGGTTCTACTAATCTCACTCCAGAACAAATGTTACATGCGCTTTCTCAGAtgttgaaagaaaaatcaagtGGAGGTGGTGACAAATTGATTG GACCGGTTTTCGAGGACGCTGATTGGAGCCGGGAAAGAACGTGA
- the LOC104737599 gene encoding uncharacterized protein LOC104737599, giving the protein MSATAIFSLTNSKAVFNGFDNRTFRCRNAVAAKPSSRCFPSPMKPSSLASRFSPLILTNRSFKTSVFKRFDTLMEWQECKVKMKVEVPVSVAYGLYSERESIPRWMTFISSVKILKDKPDLSRWTLKYKAFGQNLEYAWLAKNLQPLPNQKIHWISLEGLPNKGTVRFFPLGPSSCDVELTFAYEVPLLLIPFAAALQPLMQGLIKNSLEQFAEIAKSTKTT; this is encoded by the exons atgtctgCGACGGCGATTTTTTCTCTCACGAACTCCAAAGCCGTCTTCAACGGATTCGATAACCGGACATTTCGTTGCCGGAACGCCGTAGCTGCTAAACCAAGTTCGAGATGTTTTCCTTCTCCGATGAAGCCTTCGTCTCTTGCTTCTAGATTCTCTCCTTTGATTTTAACCAATAGATCCTTTAAAACTTCAGTATTCAAGAGATTTGATACTCTCATGGAATGGCAAGAATGCAA AGTTAAGATGAAGGTTGAAGTGCCCGTATCAGTTGCTTATGGACTCTACTCGGAGCGTGAATCAATTCCTAGATGGATGACATTCATTTCTTCCGTTAAG ATATTGAAGGACAAGCCTGATTTATCTCGATGGACGTTGAAATATAAAGCATTTGGTCAGAATCTTGAGTACGCTTGGCTTGCTAAGAACTTGCAG CCTCTCCCGAACCAGAAAATACACTGGATTTCTCTAGAAGGCCTTCCTAACAA gggGACTGTCCGCTTTTTCCCGCTAGGACCTTCATCATGTGATGTAGAA CTAACCTTTGCATATGAAGTTCCGCTGCTACTTATTCCATTTGCAGCG GCGCTTCAACCGCTAATGCAAGGATTGATAAAGAATAGTTTGGAGCAATTTGCAGAGATAGCAAAAAGCACAAAGACCACTTAG
- the LOC104737602 gene encoding uncharacterized protein LOC104737602 isoform X1, whose translation MEEDDKKTVATSGSVEKAVAVTPYFVFASDNSGALITSVQLKGDNYNEWATEMLNALQAKRKTGFIDGSLPKPSEGHADLESWLSVNSMIVGWLRTSIEPRVRSTVTFITDAHKLWDNLREHFSVGNKVRVHQLMAKLASCRQEGQAVIDYYGRLAKMWEELQTYRPPPACTCSAAAAYEKEREDERVHQFVMGLDESRFGHVVSAIIEADVLPDLGKVYNKVIREEDRLNSAKVCEQQHEAVGFLARREQGSGDANTARRDSREESNFGGQSFGGNRGRDRLCSNCGRAGHEKNSCWQIVGYPEWFSERNGRGGRGSNRGGGRGGFSGGRGRGQVNIAYATSANPNVAGSTNLTPEQMLHALSQMLKEKSSGGGDKLIGKICGDVILDTGASHHMTGDLSVLSNLKDTSPYTIGFADGNTTSSRQTGVFRLSDRISLYDVLYVPDLNCSLVLVSKLLKDSNCFAFFTDAMCVFYRTGFRGR comes from the coding sequence ATGGAGGAAGATGATAAGAAAACTGTTGCGACCAGTGGGTCTGTAGAGAAAGCGGTAGCCGTAACCCCTTACTTTGTGTTCGCGTCCGACAACTCAGGGGCGTTGATCACATCGGTGCAGCTGAAAGGAGATAACTACAATGAGTGGGCTACGGAGATGTTGAACGCACTTCAAGCCAAGAGGAAGACTGGATTCATTGACGGGTCTTTGCCGAAACCATCGGAGGGTCATGCTGATTTGGAATCTTGGCTTAGTGTGAACTCCATGATCGTTGGGTGGCTGCGAACATCGATCGAGCCACGTGTTAGATCAACGGTGACGTTTATCACCGATGCTCACAAGTTGTGGGACAATTTGCGAGAACATTTCTCAGTTGGGAATAAAGTACGTGTGCATCAACTAATGGCTAAGTTAGCTTCATGTAGACAAGAAGGGCAAGCGGTGATTGATTACTATGGACGGCTTGCCAAGATGTGGGAGGAGCTGCAAACGTATAGGCCACCACCGGCTTGTACGTGTTCTGCGGCAGCAGCATAtgagaaggagagagaagatgaaagagttCATCAGTTCGTGATGGGTCTCGACGAGTCGAGATTCGGACATGTGGTGAGTGCAATTATCGAGGCTGATGTGTTGCCTGATCTCGGGAAAGTATACAACAAAGTGATTCGAGAAGAAGACAGGCTGAATTCAGCAAAGGTATGTGAACAACAACATGAAGCTGTTGGATTTCTAGCTCGTCGTGAACAAGGGAGTGGTGATGCAAATACAGCTCGACGTGATTCTCGTGAAGAAAGTAATTTTGGGGGTCAAAGTTTCGGTGGAAACAGAGGACGTGATCGACTCTGTTCCAACTGTGGGAGAGCTGGTCATGAGAAGAACTCATGTTGGCAGATTGTAGGATATCCAGAGTGGTTCTCCGAGAGGAATGGTAGAGGAGGACGTGGTTCAAACCGAGGCGGTGGTCGTGGTGGTTTTTCTggtggaagaggaagaggacaaGTTAATATTGCCTATGCAACAAGTGCCAATCCGAATGTTGCGGGTTCTACTAATCTCACTCCAGAACAAATGTTACATGCGCTTTCTCAGAtgttgaaagaaaaatcaagtGGAGGTGGTGACAAATTGATTGGTAAGATATGTGGAGATGTGATTCTTGATACAGGAGCTTCTCATCACATGACGGGAGATTTGTCTGTTCTTTCAAATCTCAAAGATACATCACCTTATACgattggttttgcagatggaaaTACAACATCATCACGACAAACTGGCGTGTTCCGTTTGTCGGATCGTATTAGTTTATATGATGTTTTATATGTACCAGATTTGAATTGCTCTTTAGTCTTGGTATCAAAACTCTTGAAGGATTCTAATTGTTTTGCGTTTTTCACCGACGCGATGTGTGTGTTTTACAGGACCGGTTTTCGAGGACGCTGA